One segment of Anopheles stephensi strain Indian chromosome 3, UCI_ANSTEP_V1.0, whole genome shotgun sequence DNA contains the following:
- the LOC118510179 gene encoding NADH dehydrogenase [ubiquinone] 1 beta subcomplex subunit 5, mitochondrial encodes MAIFSSLARSGQFSGRLGALLNNPALLQAGKHALTGTRQMSGGHGPKNFTITPSRFQWHKFKDLFHYYVMIGLIPVGAVVFYANVFIGPATLTETPADYTPKHWEYHRHPITRFIARYILPNPQQEYEKMLHHIYEENEKAQIRALEKEVRAKMAERNDYQSYYYRPAIGKYHRVAKEAAEKLESLRGD; translated from the exons ATGGCAATTTTCAGCTCCTTGGCTCGTTCCGGGCAATTTTCGGGCCGTTTGGGAGCCCTTTTGAACAATCCGGCGCTGCTGCAGGCAGGAAAACATG CCCTCACCGGTACGCGCCAGATGTCCGGTGGCCATGGACCGAAGAACTTTACCATCACGCCATCCCGCTTCCAGTGGCACAAGTTCAAGGATCTGTTCCACTACTACGTTATGATCGGGCTGATCCCGGTCGGTGCGGTCGTGTTCTACGCGAACGTTTTCATTGGTCCAGCAACGCTCACGGAAACGCCGGCCGACTACACACCCAAGCACTGGGAGTACCATCGGCATCCGATTACGCGCTTTATCGCGCGGTACATTCTGCCCAACCCGCAGCAAGAGTACGAAAAGATGCTGCACCACATTTACGAAGAGAACGAAAAGGCACAGATCCGTGCGCTCGAGAAGGAAGTCCGTGCGAAGATGGCCGAGCGTAACGATTATCAGTCGTATTATTACCGCCCGGCTATCGGAAAGTATCATCGGGTGGCGAAGGAAGCTGCTGAAAAGCTGGAATCGCTGCGCGGTGATTAA
- the LOC118510180 gene encoding autophagy protein 12-like, whose translation MADESEATGIDNSNDKDLAANVENLSLANQKVEKQEAKKIDIVLHATGSAPILKQKKWSVDQEKPISAIVKFIHKYLKLDPEERLFLYINQTFAPSPDQIIKNLYECYGTNGKLILHYAKTQAWG comes from the exons ATGGCAGATGAATCGGAAGCGACCGGTATCGATAACAGTAACGATAAGGATTTGGCAGCAAACGTGGAAAACCTTTCCCTGGCGAACCAGAAGGTTGAAAAACAggaagcaaagaaaa TTGATATTGTACTTCATGCCACCGGTAGTGCTCCAATTTTGAAGCAGAAGAAATGGTCAGTCGATCAGGAGAAGCCCATCAGTGCGATTGTTAAGTTTATACACAAATATCTTAAGTTGGATCCGGAGGAACGATTG TTTCTCTACATCAACCAAACGTTTGCACCGTCGCCGGATCAGATCATCAAAAACTTGTACGAATGCTACGGAACCAACGGCAAACTGATTCTTCACTACGCCAAAACCCAAGCCTGGGGTTAG